DNA from Nocardioides yefusunii:
TCTCGTTCCAGGCCTCCATCGGCAACGCCGACGCGGGCACTGTGGCTGAGGCCGGCACTGTGGCTACGGTGGGCGCCGGGCCGGACACCGCCGGTGACGGCCAGACCACGCTTGACCTGGAGGGCTGAGATGCGCACCACCACATGGACCGCTGTCGCGGGGTTCGTCCTGACGGCCCCGTGGCTCCTGTCCGGCTGTTCGGGCGACGACGCTGCCCCCACGGGCAGCCCGCTCGACGTACTGGCTGCCGCGGCCACCGAACTCGACTCCACCAGCGGCGCCCACCTGACCCTGACCTCGACCGACTTCCCCAGCGGCGCCGCCGGTGTCATGGGCGCCGAGGGTGACGTGGTCACCGAGACCGGTGGTGGCGCCGGCTTCGAGGGCGACCTGACGGTCAACTTCGCCGGCGCTGCGGTGCCGGTCCCGGTGCGTTCGCTCGACGGCACGGTGTGGGCCCAGATCCCGTTGACGCAGGGCTGGTCCGTCATCGACCCCGCCGAGTACGGCGCCCCTGACCCGTCCGGTCTCCTGTCGCGCGAGAGCGGTGTCGCTGCACTGCTGAACGCGACCGAGGACGTCGAGGCGGGATCATCGGTGCGCGGCGGCAAGAACAACGCCGAGGTGCTGACGCCGTACACCGGCACGATCAGCGGCGACGTGATGCAGCGGGTGCTGCCCACCAGCGCCGGCGACGAGTTCGACGTGACGTTCCGGATCACCTCCGCGGGCACCTTGGCCGAGGCCGAGATGACGGGCGTCTTCTACCCCGACACCCCGGAGATGACCTACACGCTCGTGGTCAGTGACCTCGGGCTGGAGCGCGTGATCGAGGCACCGTGACGCCGACGGGGGCGCTGTCGCGGGGCGTGCGGATGCTGCTGGCCCTGGCAGCACTGGCGGTCGGTTTCGCGGCCGCAGACACCTACGTCGTGGTGATGGCGCTGCCCGACATGATGGGCAGCGTCGGCGTCGGGATCGACGAGCTGCAGCGGGCTGCCCCGATCGTGTCGGGCTTCCTGCTCGGGTACGTCGCGATGCTGCCCCTGATCGGCCGGATCGCCGATCTCCGCGGCCGGGTCCCGGTGCTGGTGGTCTCGCTCGTCGTGTTCGCCCTCGGCTCCGCGGTCACCGCGGTCGCCTACGACATGACCTCGATGGTCGGCGGTCGTTTCCTCCAGGGTCTGGGCGGTGGCGGGCTGGTCCCGGCAACGTTGGCGCTGGTGGCCGACCTCTACCCGCCGCATCGACGCGGTGTGCCGCTCGGTCTGGTCTCCGCGGTCCAGGAGATCGGATCGGTGCTCGGCCCCCTGCTGGGTGCCGTGGTGATGGCGGTCGCCGACTGGCGGGTCATCTTCGCGCTCAACCTTGCCGTGGGTCTGGTGCTGGCTGCGGGGCTGCTGGCATTGGCGCGCGGCACCGGTACTGCTCCCCCGCGTGTGCGACGCACCGGCTGGCCCGACTTCCTCGGTGCGCTCCTGGGGCTGGCGCTGTCCGCTGCTCTCGTGCTGATGCTGCTCCGCCCGGGTGTCGTGATGCGCGACCTGTTCTGGGGGCAGCTCTTCGTTCCCTTCACCGACACAGGCGGTCGGTGGTCGACGCCGTTGGGTGTCATCACCTGCGTCCTCGCGTTCCTGTTCCTGCTGCGTCTGCTCACCGCGCGACGACCGTTGATCGACGTCAAGCCCTGGTGGCACGCGGCCCGTGAGGCCGATCTGTTGGGTGCGACGTTCCTCGCGATCGCGCTCGGCGGCGTGGTGCTGGCCTTCGCGACGGCCGACCCGCAGGTGGAGGTCTTCTCCGCCCACGGCCGTTGGTACCTCCTGGGTTCTGGGGTCGGGGCATTGGCCTTCGCCGTGCACCTGCGTACGGCACCGTCGCCGTTGGTCCCGGCAGGCACCCTTCGTGCGGTCCCCGCTTGGGGGGCGCTGGTGGTGAGCTTCCTGGTCGGCTCGGCTCTGGTCGCAGCCCTGATCGACGTCCCGTTGTTCGCGCGGACGACGATCCACACCGACTCCCAGGTCGATGCCGCGCTGGAGCTGGTGAAGTTCCTCGTGGCCCTGCCGGTGGGAGCCGTCCTGGGCGGCTACGGCCTGCGCCGGTTCGGTGCTGGGCCGGTCGCAGCCCTCGGGATGCTGCTCTCGGGTGGGGCGTTCGCGCTCATGGCGTCGTGGGGGCTGGACTCCCTCACCCAGTGGCACGCCACGCCGACGCTCCTGGTCTGCGGCCTGGGGTTCGGTCTCGCGCTGGCTCCGGTGAACGCAGCGGTGTTGGCCTTCACCGACGAGGCCGTCCACGGGCTCGCGAGCGCGTTGGTCGTGGTGGCGCGGATGGTCGGGATGCTGGTGGGCATCTCGGTGCTCACCACGGTGGGCCTGCGGCGCTACTACTCCGAGACCGAGGCAGTGCCCTCGATCCGTGAGGTCTGTGGCGGCACGTCGGCCTGCTCCGAGTTCACGACGATGCTGCGGGAGGCCGGGATCGCGCAGGAGTCGACGGTGTTCGCCGGAGCGGCTGTGGCCTGCGTAGCAGCGGCTGTGGTGGCGGCGCTGGTGTTCAGAACTGCGACGCGGTCGAAGGTCGGTAGTTCAGCAGGTTTACAGTTTCGCCATGTCTGAATTCGACGACCTCATCGAGGCCAACAAGAAGTTCGCCGCTGACTTCACCCTCGGAGGGTTCGACGGCAAGGCACATGCTGGCGTGGCCATGGTCACCTGCATGGACTCCCGCATCGATCCCCTGGCCATGCTCGGCCTGAAGCACGGCGACGCCAAGATCTT
Protein-coding regions in this window:
- a CDS encoding LppX_LprAFG lipoprotein, which produces MRTTTWTAVAGFVLTAPWLLSGCSGDDAAPTGSPLDVLAAAATELDSTSGAHLTLTSTDFPSGAAGVMGAEGDVVTETGGGAGFEGDLTVNFAGAAVPVPVRSLDGTVWAQIPLTQGWSVIDPAEYGAPDPSGLLSRESGVAALLNATEDVEAGSSVRGGKNNAEVLTPYTGTISGDVMQRVLPTSAGDEFDVTFRITSAGTLAEAEMTGVFYPDTPEMTYTLVVSDLGLERVIEAP
- a CDS encoding MFS transporter, whose product is MTPTGALSRGVRMLLALAALAVGFAAADTYVVVMALPDMMGSVGVGIDELQRAAPIVSGFLLGYVAMLPLIGRIADLRGRVPVLVVSLVVFALGSAVTAVAYDMTSMVGGRFLQGLGGGGLVPATLALVADLYPPHRRGVPLGLVSAVQEIGSVLGPLLGAVVMAVADWRVIFALNLAVGLVLAAGLLALARGTGTAPPRVRRTGWPDFLGALLGLALSAALVLMLLRPGVVMRDLFWGQLFVPFTDTGGRWSTPLGVITCVLAFLFLLRLLTARRPLIDVKPWWHAAREADLLGATFLAIALGGVVLAFATADPQVEVFSAHGRWYLLGSGVGALAFAVHLRTAPSPLVPAGTLRAVPAWGALVVSFLVGSALVAALIDVPLFARTTIHTDSQVDAALELVKFLVALPVGAVLGGYGLRRFGAGPVAALGMLLSGGAFALMASWGLDSLTQWHATPTLLVCGLGFGLALAPVNAAVLAFTDEAVHGLASALVVVARMVGMLVGISVLTTVGLRRYYSETEAVPSIREVCGGTSACSEFTTMLREAGIAQESTVFAGAAVACVAAAVVAALVFRTATRSKVGSSAGLQFRHV